The following are from one region of the Paenibacillus sabinae T27 genome:
- a CDS encoding histidine kinase produces the protein MPPYKRKTPEEILYSIYRLHRGRLKIIIGSVSGSGKTYHMLQEGRLLKERGIDVVCCAVSTMQRTETVQQLEELDRIPSLHWLKGGKEQKDLPLETLLKRNPEVLLVDGLAHRNRKGAQFATRLEDIRFLMENGISVITTVNVYELEGVGESIFKMTGIRAENTVPMDTLELADEVRLIDVSPETILKRIEEGVLGDVTHPALSRRGNLAVLRELSLRLVAEGVNESLEKHREEHGLVGPSGATERILVSAQYHWNGSLYVRRGQQIAKRLNGELIVVTFVKSDKPLTKEQQTFKQSIIKLVKRVDARFEELQMARLRKLPSELVRYAIQNNVTRIVMGHSKKSSWQEKWQGSIANRVLRKTRNIDVFLMADRAEQEGERILPIKRPKRQEEPFHRLTSQEIQKKIETIRHGTLKVYIGAAPGVGKTYKMLQEGNLLLGKGIDVVIGLLETHGRKETREQIGKLTAIPRAKIQYQSTFLEEMDTEAIIARHPEVVLVDELAHTNVPGSQSRKRYEDVIRLLENGISVITTVNVQHLESLNDAVAQLTGVRVRETVPDAILKMANEVELIDVTPQMLQERMREGKIYAAEKVNQALESFFKMGNLIALRELALREIADDVDERLEAWDRDAALRGSWSRQEVIFVCVDTGPRAERLIRRGFRIAHRLKAEWYVHYVHCGVGQTPEELKRLDTLRLLTERLGGKMEVTEATGSADIHRHLLARMNELRTTQLIIGQSHKPLWRTLFKETFIHYLLRNARHMDMLIVADFDPNVSEPAR, from the coding sequence ATGCCGCCATATAAACGTAAAACACCGGAAGAAATCCTATACTCCATATATCGTCTGCACCGGGGAAGGCTGAAAATTATCATCGGTTCGGTCAGCGGGTCAGGCAAGACGTATCATATGCTGCAAGAAGGCAGGTTGCTCAAGGAACGTGGCATTGATGTGGTGTGCTGCGCCGTGTCCACCATGCAGCGGACCGAAACGGTACAGCAGCTCGAGGAACTGGATCGTATTCCCAGCCTCCACTGGTTGAAGGGTGGCAAAGAGCAGAAAGACCTTCCTTTGGAAACCCTGCTGAAACGAAATCCCGAGGTGCTGCTGGTGGATGGGCTGGCCCATCGTAATCGAAAAGGGGCACAGTTTGCCACACGGCTTGAAGATATCCGCTTCCTGATGGAAAATGGCATAAGCGTGATTACGACCGTCAATGTTTATGAACTGGAAGGAGTAGGAGAATCCATCTTCAAAATGACGGGGATTCGGGCGGAGAACACGGTACCCATGGATACATTGGAACTGGCGGATGAAGTTCGCCTGATTGACGTTTCTCCTGAAACGATTCTGAAGCGGATTGAAGAAGGAGTTCTGGGCGACGTGACCCATCCTGCGCTGTCTCGACGCGGTAATCTTGCCGTCCTTCGCGAATTATCCTTGCGGCTGGTGGCCGAAGGGGTTAACGAGTCTTTGGAGAAGCACAGGGAAGAGCACGGACTTGTCGGCCCTTCTGGTGCTACCGAGCGGATTCTCGTGTCAGCGCAATACCATTGGAACGGTTCCCTTTATGTGAGAAGAGGCCAGCAAATCGCCAAACGGCTTAACGGCGAACTAATCGTTGTAACTTTCGTTAAGTCCGATAAGCCGCTGACCAAGGAGCAGCAAACGTTCAAGCAATCCATCATCAAGCTGGTGAAGCGGGTGGATGCCCGGTTTGAAGAGCTTCAGATGGCCCGTCTGCGTAAGCTTCCTTCCGAATTGGTTCGTTATGCCATTCAGAACAATGTGACTCGGATCGTCATGGGACATTCCAAGAAAAGTAGCTGGCAGGAAAAATGGCAGGGCTCCATTGCGAACCGTGTATTGCGCAAAACAAGAAACATCGATGTGTTCCTGATGGCGGATCGGGCCGAGCAGGAAGGGGAGCGGATCTTACCCATTAAGCGACCGAAGAGGCAGGAGGAACCCTTCCATCGATTGACCAGCCAAGAGATCCAGAAAAAAATTGAAACGATCCGTCACGGCACCCTCAAGGTATACATCGGCGCGGCCCCGGGTGTAGGCAAGACCTACAAAATGCTGCAGGAAGGGAATCTTCTGCTCGGCAAAGGTATAGATGTCGTCATCGGTTTGCTGGAAACGCATGGACGCAAGGAAACCCGGGAGCAAATCGGCAAATTGACTGCTATTCCGCGGGCTAAGATTCAATATCAATCGACCTTCCTGGAAGAGATGGATACCGAGGCGATTATAGCGCGCCATCCGGAGGTTGTGCTCGTTGACGAGCTTGCACACACCAATGTGCCCGGAAGCCAAAGCCGTAAGCGATATGAGGATGTGATCCGTTTGCTGGAAAACGGCATTTCCGTGATTACCACCGTGAATGTGCAGCATCTGGAAAGCCTTAACGATGCGGTGGCTCAATTAACCGGTGTACGAGTTCGGGAGACGGTACCGGATGCGATCCTGAAAATGGCGAATGAAGTGGAGCTTATCGATGTTACGCCTCAAATGCTGCAGGAGCGTATGCGGGAAGGGAAGATTTATGCGGCCGAAAAAGTAAACCAGGCGCTGGAATCTTTTTTCAAAATGGGCAATCTGATTGCATTACGTGAATTGGCCCTTCGTGAAATCGCGGATGATGTGGATGAGAGGCTGGAAGCCTGGGACCGGGATGCGGCCTTGCGGGGATCATGGAGCAGACAGGAGGTTATCTTCGTTTGTGTGGATACGGGACCGAGGGCAGAAAGGCTGATTCGCCGCGGCTTTCGCATCGCGCATCGTCTTAAAGCGGAATGGTACGTCCATTATGTGCATTGCGGGGTGGGGCAAACGCCTGAAGAGTTGAAACGGCTGGATACGCTTCGCTTATTAACGGAACGGCTTGGAGGAAAAATGGAGGTGACCGAGGCCACAGGCAGCGCGGACATTCACCGGCATCTGCTAGCCAGAATGAATGAGCTGCGGACGACTCAGCTTATCATTGGACAGTCCCATAAACCCTTATGGCGAACCTTGTTTAAAGAAACCTTTATTCACTACCTGCTAAGGAACGCGCGTCATATGGATATGCTGATCGTGGCCGATTTCGATCCGAATGTTTCAGAACCGGCAAGGTAA
- a CDS encoding DUF2255 family protein — translation MQQKAGQITVAGMTKEVTFEPVDGPINDLINDAYRVKYRSSPYLNPMIGARARSATIKIMPCK, via the coding sequence GTGCAGCAGAAGGCCGGGCAGATTACTGTCGCTGGTATGACCAAGGAGGTTACCTTCGAGCCGGTTGACGGTCCCATTAACGACCTCATCAACGATGCATACCGCGTGAAATACCGTAGTAGCCCGTATCTCAACCCGATGATCGGTGCCCGCGCCCGCTCAGCGACAATTAAGATTATGCCTTGCAAATAA
- a CDS encoding iron chaperone has translation MEAFTEYLAQIDNPQQRARTEEVLAWVTKKFPNLAPKIAWNQPMFTDHGTFIIGFSVSKHHLAVAPETAGINHFSDEIVQAGYDHTKQLVRIRWDRPVDFSLLEKIIGFNILDKADCSTFWRK, from the coding sequence ATGGAAGCTTTTACAGAATATTTAGCGCAAATTGATAACCCGCAACAGCGGGCCCGAACGGAAGAAGTTTTGGCTTGGGTAACTAAGAAATTTCCAAATTTAGCGCCAAAAATTGCGTGGAATCAGCCTATGTTTACTGATCATGGCACATTTATCATTGGCTTTAGCGTATCTAAACATCACTTGGCTGTTGCCCCTGAAACGGCAGGGATTAATCATTTTTCTGATGAAATTGTGCAGGCTGGCTATGATCACACCAAGCAGTTGGTACGTATCCGGTGGGATCGTCCGGTTGATTTCTCATTACTTGAGAAAATAATCGGGTTTAATATTTTGGATAAAGCAGACTGTTCGACTTTTTGGCGGAAATAA
- the ppsA gene encoding phosphoenolpyruvate synthase, with protein sequence MSSLVLGFQEIEKTQLWLVGGKGLNLGEISKIQGIQVPEGFCVTTVGYQKAIGQNETFQALLDQLTMLKVEDRDQIGEISRKIRQIIMEAEIPTDVVEAVTHYLSQFGEEHAYAVRSSATAEDLPHASFAGQQDTYLNIIGFDAILQHISKCWASLFTERAVIYRMRNGFDHRQVYLSVIVQKMVFPQASGILFTADPITSNRKLLSIDASFGLGEALVSGLVSADYYKVREEEVVEKRIATKKLAIYGRKEGGTETRQIDPDQQKTQTLTEQQILGLASIGRQIEAYFGCPQDIEWCLAHDTFYIVQSRPITTLYPIPEANDQENHVYVSVGHQQMMTDAMKPLGLSFHLLITPAPMRKAGGRLFVDVTHMLASPDSRKMLLDAMGQHDPLMKDALMTIIERGDFIKSLPNDKQEQSSGKSNKSVPSTVSRAQFENDPTIVSDLIKRSQTSIEELKQNIQAKSGSDLFDFILEDIQELKKIVFDPQSSAVFMAAINASSWINENMNEWLGEKNAADTLSQSVPDNITSEMGLALLHVADVIRPYPEVIDYLQRAKEDHFLDELVKFDGGRETRDAIYDYLSKYGMRCAGEIDITRTRWSEKPITLVPMILGNIKNFEPSAGNRKFEQGRRAALEKEQELIDRLKQLPDGEQKAKETKRMIDLIRNFIGYREYPKYGIVSRYFVYKQALMKEAEQLVQAGVIHDKEDMYYLTFEELHEVVRTHKLDDQIINKRKEEYKFYEKLTPPRVITSDGEVIAGEYKRENLPAEAIVGLPVSSGVIEGRARVILNMEDADLEDGDILVTSFTDPGWTPLFVSIKGLITEVGGLMTHGAVIAREYGLPAVVGVENATKLIKDGQRIRVNGTEGYIEIL encoded by the coding sequence ATGAGTTCTTTGGTTCTTGGCTTCCAGGAAATCGAAAAAACGCAGCTTTGGCTCGTTGGCGGAAAAGGGTTGAATTTAGGGGAAATATCAAAAATTCAAGGGATACAAGTACCGGAAGGATTTTGTGTTACAACAGTGGGGTATCAAAAAGCCATCGGACAAAACGAAACGTTTCAAGCTTTATTGGATCAACTAACCATGCTAAAAGTAGAGGATCGAGATCAAATTGGTGAAATCAGCAGGAAGATTCGACAAATCATTATGGAAGCAGAAATTCCTACTGATGTTGTGGAAGCCGTTACTCACTATCTCTCCCAATTTGGCGAGGAACATGCTTATGCAGTGCGTTCCAGTGCGACTGCTGAAGATTTGCCGCATGCTTCTTTTGCCGGTCAACAAGATACCTATTTAAATATCATCGGCTTCGATGCAATCTTGCAGCATATCAGCAAATGTTGGGCTTCCCTGTTCACGGAGCGCGCGGTAATCTACCGTATGCGGAATGGATTCGATCACAGGCAAGTTTATTTATCCGTTATCGTTCAAAAGATGGTTTTCCCTCAGGCTTCGGGGATTTTATTTACCGCTGATCCAATTACCTCGAACCGGAAGTTGCTATCAATCGATGCCAGTTTTGGACTTGGAGAAGCACTGGTCTCTGGCTTGGTATCTGCCGATTATTATAAAGTGCGGGAAGAGGAAGTCGTCGAGAAGAGGATCGCAACCAAAAAATTGGCTATCTATGGACGAAAAGAAGGCGGAACAGAGACCCGGCAGATCGATCCTGATCAGCAAAAGACTCAAACACTTACGGAACAACAAATTTTAGGGCTGGCAAGTATCGGAAGACAGATCGAAGCTTATTTTGGTTGCCCTCAAGATATCGAATGGTGCTTGGCCCATGATACCTTTTATATTGTCCAGAGTCGGCCAATCACTACTTTATACCCGATCCCTGAAGCGAATGATCAAGAAAATCACGTCTATGTATCTGTCGGCCATCAACAAATGATGACTGATGCCATGAAGCCATTGGGATTGTCTTTTCACCTGTTAATTACTCCTGCACCTATGCGTAAAGCCGGCGGAAGGCTGTTTGTTGATGTCACACATATGCTGGCTTCACCTGACAGCAGAAAAATGTTATTAGATGCCATGGGACAACACGATCCGCTCATGAAAGACGCACTTATGACCATAATAGAGCGAGGAGATTTCATAAAATCTTTACCAAATGATAAGCAAGAACAGAGTTCCGGTAAAAGCAACAAAAGTGTGCCGTCTACGGTTTCTAGGGCACAATTCGAGAACGATCCGACAATCGTTTCTGATTTGATTAAGCGTAGTCAAACATCGATAGAAGAGTTAAAACAAAACATCCAAGCGAAATCGGGATCGGATTTGTTTGATTTTATTCTGGAAGATATCCAAGAGTTAAAGAAGATCGTATTTGACCCACAAAGTTCGGCTGTGTTTATGGCTGCTATAAATGCTTCATCATGGATCAATGAAAACATGAACGAGTGGTTAGGCGAAAAAAACGCAGCAGATACTCTTTCTCAATCTGTACCGGACAATATTACTTCGGAAATGGGTCTGGCGCTACTCCATGTCGCGGATGTGATTCGCCCTTATCCGGAAGTGATTGATTATTTGCAGCGTGCAAAAGAAGATCACTTTCTGGATGAACTGGTTAAGTTTGATGGGGGAAGGGAAACTAGGGACGCTATCTATGATTATCTCAGCAAATACGGAATGCGATGTGCCGGAGAAATCGATATTACGAGAACTCGTTGGAGTGAAAAACCAATTACACTTGTCCCCATGATTCTTGGTAACATCAAAAACTTTGAGCCGAGTGCCGGCAATCGGAAATTTGAGCAAGGGCGGCGCGCTGCTTTGGAAAAAGAACAAGAGTTAATAGATCGATTGAAGCAATTACCGGATGGTGAACAAAAAGCCAAAGAAACAAAACGAATGATCGACCTCATCCGGAATTTCATCGGCTACCGGGAATATCCGAAATATGGAATTGTAAGTCGCTACTTCGTTTATAAGCAGGCTTTAATGAAAGAAGCCGAACAACTCGTTCAAGCTGGCGTTATCCATGACAAAGAAGATATGTACTATCTCACTTTTGAAGAACTTCACGAAGTGGTACGCACACACAAACTTGATGATCAGATCATCAACAAACGAAAAGAGGAGTACAAATTTTACGAAAAACTAACTCCGCCGCGTGTGATCACGTCTGATGGTGAAGTCATTGCGGGCGAATACAAACGGGAAAACCTCCCGGCCGAAGCCATTGTAGGTCTGCCTGTTTCTTCCGGAGTTATAGAGGGACGGGCACGTGTCATCTTAAACATGGAGGATGCTGATCTGGAAGATGGAGATATATTAGTCACCTCCTTCACTGACCCTGGCTGGACACCATTGTTTGTATCCATAAAAGGCCTGATCACCGAAGTTGGCGGACTGATGACCCATGGAGCAGTTATCGCACGTGAATATGGCTTGCCGGCCGTTGTCGGAGTGGAGAATGCTACCAAACTGATCAAAGACGGGCAACGAATTCGCGTGAATGGAACAGAAGGGTACATTGAAATATTGTAA
- a CDS encoding aldehyde dehydrogenase family protein, whose translation MNRNAVMKLIDKVYINGEFVKPDGTERMNIINPSTEELIGQVLLGNETDTRKSIAAAKEAFITYSRTSIEERGLMLQRIHDAILSRAADLNQACMEEYGATAKAAEFRTQISADSFLLAKEAMEAFEFTRHIGKAKVVFEPLGVAAAITPWNANNSQIAIKVATAISAGCTIVVKASEFSSIQTQILAECFHDAGLPAGVVNIVYGLGTSVGAELSRNPDIALISFTGSANTAKAIQHSAVDTMKRVVLELGGKSANIILDDADFTKAIPRAVTSAFGNHGQMCIAGSRLLVPEHRLDEVKELIKLAVENTKVGYPWENDTFIGPLMNENQYKRVQRYIKIGMEEGADLVIGGEGHPEGLEKGYFVKPTVFANVTRDMTIAREEIFGPVLSILTYRTEEEAVEIANDTEYGLGAYISSSNLEKANRIASQLVAGTVLINDVIFEMRAPYGGFKQSGIGREGGIYGLEEYLEPKTILSSNLEGN comes from the coding sequence ATGAACAGGAATGCAGTAATGAAACTTATTGACAAGGTATATATCAATGGAGAATTTGTAAAGCCTGACGGAACGGAGCGAATGAATATTATCAATCCGTCAACAGAAGAATTAATTGGACAGGTGCTGTTGGGAAATGAAACAGATACAAGAAAATCGATCGCAGCCGCGAAAGAAGCATTTATAACTTACTCACGGACATCAATTGAAGAACGAGGTCTAATGCTGCAACGGATACACGATGCAATTCTGTCAAGGGCTGCTGATTTAAACCAGGCGTGCATGGAGGAATATGGTGCGACAGCTAAGGCAGCAGAATTTAGAACTCAGATTTCGGCTGATAGCTTCCTTTTAGCAAAAGAAGCAATGGAGGCTTTTGAATTTACCAGACATATTGGGAAAGCAAAGGTTGTTTTTGAACCGTTGGGCGTCGCTGCTGCGATTACGCCTTGGAATGCGAACAATTCCCAGATTGCTATAAAAGTGGCTACAGCCATATCAGCAGGCTGCACGATCGTTGTAAAGGCTAGTGAATTTTCCTCCATTCAGACTCAAATATTGGCTGAGTGCTTCCATGACGCCGGATTGCCTGCCGGTGTAGTTAATATTGTGTATGGATTGGGAACTTCAGTAGGCGCTGAATTATCCCGTAATCCGGATATTGCATTGATTTCTTTTACAGGCTCTGCGAATACTGCAAAGGCTATCCAGCATAGTGCTGTGGATACAATGAAAAGAGTCGTTCTGGAATTGGGGGGCAAATCAGCAAATATCATTCTGGATGATGCAGACTTTACAAAAGCGATCCCTCGTGCCGTTACGAGTGCTTTTGGAAATCACGGGCAGATGTGCATTGCCGGCAGCAGATTATTGGTACCAGAGCATCGACTTGATGAAGTAAAAGAACTTATCAAACTGGCGGTTGAGAATACCAAGGTGGGTTATCCATGGGAAAATGACACATTTATTGGCCCACTGATGAATGAAAATCAATACAAAAGAGTTCAGCGATATATCAAAATCGGTATGGAGGAAGGTGCGGATTTAGTAATTGGCGGAGAAGGACACCCTGAAGGTTTAGAGAAAGGTTATTTTGTAAAGCCGACCGTTTTTGCAAATGTAACCAGAGATATGACGATTGCCAGAGAAGAAATATTTGGACCCGTACTATCTATTTTGACGTATCGAACGGAGGAAGAAGCGGTAGAAATTGCAAATGACACAGAGTATGGATTAGGTGCATATATCAGTTCTTCTAATTTAGAAAAAGCGAACCGCATTGCTTCTCAGCTTGTTGCCGGAACAGTTCTCATTAATGATGTTATTTTCGAAATGAGAGCTCCCTATGGTGGCTTTAAACAATCTGGAATCGGGCGTGAGGGTGGCATATATGGCCTCGAGGAATATCTTGAGCCTAAAACCATACTGAGTTCTAATTTGGAAGGAAACTAG
- a CDS encoding Cfr family 23S rRNA (adenine(2503)-C(8))-methyltransferase, with amino-acid sequence MKSTSKYERIQHLLSDLKQPAYRFQQIADAIFKQRIGEYDRMTIIPKAIRNELIKNFGENVLNLTPVMQKTSNQVNKVLFAIEGNEHVEAVQLSYERGWKSYCISSQCGCGYGCRFCATGTIGLKRNLTADDITDQLLYFHLNGQALDSVSFMGMGEALANPYIFDTLKILTDSRTFGLGHRRITVSTIGIIPGIDRLSKEFPQVNLTFSLHSPFVEQRSELMPINNRFPLNEVLNKLDQHISDTGRKVYIAYILLRGENDSNEHAEAIAALLKNRGPWEHLYHVNLIPYNSTDVTPDNFHQSDKERVQRFAHILKSKGIKVTVRTQFGTDIDAACGQLYGHNK; translated from the coding sequence ATGAAATCAACTTCGAAATACGAAAGAATTCAACACTTATTGTCGGATTTAAAACAACCTGCATATCGTTTCCAACAAATCGCGGACGCGATCTTCAAGCAAAGAATTGGTGAATATGACCGAATGACTATAATCCCTAAAGCAATAAGAAACGAGCTAATAAAAAATTTTGGCGAAAATGTTTTGAACTTAACTCCAGTTATGCAAAAAACATCTAATCAAGTTAATAAAGTGCTATTTGCTATTGAAGGTAACGAACATGTAGAAGCAGTTCAACTAAGCTACGAACGCGGCTGGAAGTCATACTGCATTTCAAGCCAATGCGGATGTGGATACGGTTGTCGTTTCTGTGCTACAGGAACAATTGGACTAAAACGGAACCTAACAGCAGATGATATTACCGATCAACTGTTGTACTTTCATTTAAACGGACAGGCTTTAGATAGTGTTTCGTTTATGGGGATGGGGGAGGCTTTAGCCAATCCTTATATTTTCGATACGCTCAAAATTCTAACAGATTCACGAACCTTTGGCTTAGGGCATCGCAGAATTACAGTTTCCACCATTGGGATTATACCGGGGATAGATCGGTTATCAAAAGAATTTCCACAAGTTAACCTTACCTTTTCACTTCACTCCCCTTTTGTTGAACAACGGAGTGAGCTTATGCCGATTAATAATCGTTTTCCGCTTAATGAGGTGTTAAACAAGTTAGATCAGCATATTAGTGATACAGGTAGGAAAGTTTACATTGCGTATATATTACTTCGGGGAGAAAACGATTCAAATGAGCACGCAGAAGCTATCGCTGCTTTATTAAAAAACCGAGGTCCTTGGGAACATTTATATCACGTCAATCTGATACCTTATAACTCAACCGACGTAACACCTGATAATTTTCATCAATCTGATAAAGAACGAGTTCAAAGGTTTGCTCATATTTTAAAGTCAAAGGGAATCAAAGTCACTGTGAGGACTCAATTTGGAACGGACATTGATGCAGCATGCGGTCAACTTTACGGGCACAATAAGTGA
- the kdpC gene encoding potassium-transporting ATPase subunit KdpC translates to MKTITVTIRTSILLMIIVMIYQLAVTGIAQVFMPHKANGSLVYDGNNQLIGSELIGQTFVSPRYFHGRVSSIEYNAASSGTPNYAPSNPDLLRRVQNSVTKWKADNPDVPVNNLPVDLITNSGSGLDPDISPASALAQIPRISSLTGIQKNTLEKLVIEHTQGRDLGLFGEERVNVLKLNMALSELLAK, encoded by the coding sequence GTGAAGACAATAACGGTTACAATAAGAACAAGTATCCTTCTGATGATTATTGTTATGATTTATCAATTGGCGGTGACGGGAATCGCCCAAGTCTTCATGCCGCATAAAGCCAACGGGAGCCTGGTATATGACGGCAATAACCAGTTGATCGGCTCCGAATTGATTGGGCAGACGTTTGTATCCCCCAGATATTTTCACGGCAGGGTCTCCAGCATTGAATACAATGCCGCTTCATCCGGCACGCCGAATTATGCCCCTTCCAATCCTGATCTGCTGCGGCGCGTTCAGAATTCGGTTACTAAGTGGAAGGCGGACAATCCGGATGTCCCAGTCAATAACCTGCCGGTTGATCTGATCACGAATTCAGGGTCCGGCCTCGATCCGGATATTTCCCCCGCTTCGGCACTGGCGCAGATTCCCAGAATCAGCAGCTTGACCGGAATCCAGAAGAATACGCTGGAGAAATTGGTGATAGAGCATACTCAAGGACGCGACCTTGGATTGTTCGGCGAAGAACGTGTCAATGTGCTGAAGCTGAATATGGCTTTATCGGAGCTGTTAGCGAAATAG
- a CDS encoding MerR family transcriptional regulator, whose translation MEEFIYGTEPKYSIKEVSKITNLPKPTIRYYEDIGLLQNIARDKNNIRLFSDDQIMRLRMIQCMRSTGMGIDMIHHYLGLSREDKMELKEKYSIVLDQEEILLAKKHEIEAQLALIEHKKANYEKDLNEAYNAVQQT comes from the coding sequence ATGGAAGAATTTATTTATGGAACCGAACCAAAATACTCAATTAAGGAAGTATCAAAAATAACTAACCTACCCAAACCAACAATCCGCTATTATGAAGATATCGGTTTGCTGCAAAATATAGCACGAGATAAGAATAATATCCGCCTGTTCTCTGATGATCAAATTATGAGATTGAGAATGATTCAATGTATGAGAAGCACAGGAATGGGAATTGATATGATCCACCATTATCTCGGCCTCTCAAGGGAAGATAAAATGGAACTGAAAGAGAAGTACTCCATTGTCTTAGACCAAGAAGAAATACTTTTAGCCAAAAAACACGAGATTGAGGCACAACTGGCTCTTATTGAGCACAAAAAAGCTAACTATGAAAAAGATTTAAATGAGGCATATAATGCAGTGCAACAGACTTGA
- a CDS encoding DUF2255 family protein produces the protein MSTWSKDELRQIAVADDLHISPFREDGVTYGTPTWIWSVMIGDGLFMYERIMDVTLDGTKPRCSRRPGRLLSLV, from the coding sequence ATGAGCACTTGGTCTAAAGATGAGCTGCGACAGATCGCCGTGGCCGATGACCTTCATATCTCGCCGTTCCGTGAGGACGGAGTGACCTACGGGACCCCAACCTGGATTTGGTCCGTGATGATCGGCGATGGTCTCTTTATGTACGAGCGTATAATGGACGTAACTCTCGATGGTACCAAGCCGCGGTGCAGCAGAAGGCCGGGCAGATTACTGTCGCTGGTATGA
- a CDS encoding SDR family oxidoreductase, which produces MNEAKMNDAKYALVTGGNKGVGLATVRQLAERGTTVLLGSRDAQLGADAAQELAEAGLTVKPLQIDITDDTSVTTAAEYIRSTYGRLDVLVNNAGVIVRKQATEVTAEGMHTEFETNVFGTVRVIHAMLPLLRESKSPRIVNVSSDSAMFAKATETGSMFARSHESFSYSASKAALNMLTVKYANAFLDDPALAHVKINAVTPGYVATDLNGFRGVLTTEEGARASVHWATVGDEAPTGGFFDVNGPVPW; this is translated from the coding sequence ATGAATGAAGCTAAGATGAATGATGCTAAGTACGCCCTGGTCACGGGGGGCAACAAGGGGGTGGGGCTGGCCACAGTGCGCCAGCTGGCCGAGCGAGGCACGACCGTCCTGCTCGGCAGTCGAGACGCCCAGCTCGGCGCCGACGCGGCCCAGGAACTCGCCGAGGCTGGCCTCACGGTGAAACCCCTCCAGATCGACATCACGGACGACACCTCAGTCACGACCGCAGCCGAATACATCCGCAGCACTTACGGGCGCTTGGACGTGCTTGTGAACAATGCGGGCGTTATCGTGCGCAAGCAGGCGACCGAGGTGACCGCCGAGGGCATGCATACGGAGTTCGAGACCAACGTCTTCGGTACGGTCCGCGTTATCCACGCAATGCTTCCGCTGCTGCGCGAATCCAAGTCTCCAAGGATCGTCAACGTCTCCAGCGACTCAGCCATGTTCGCCAAGGCCACCGAGACGGGGTCCATGTTCGCCCGCTCCCACGAATCGTTCTCCTACTCGGCGTCGAAAGCAGCATTGAACATGTTGACCGTCAAGTACGCCAACGCTTTCCTCGACGACCCTGCGCTGGCGCATGTGAAGATCAATGCCGTGACGCCCGGATACGTCGCAACCGACCTGAACGGTTTCCGTGGTGTACTCACCACGGAGGAGGGAGCACGCGCCTCAGTGCACTGGGCCACCGTCGGCGACGAAGCCCCGACGGGCGGTTTCTTCGACGTAAACGGCCCAGTGCCCTGGTGA